Proteins co-encoded in one Paraburkholderia edwinii genomic window:
- a CDS encoding YajQ family cyclic di-GMP-binding protein, with protein sequence MPSFDVVCEANMVEVKNAIEQSNKEISTRFDFKGSDARVEQKERELTAYADDEFKLGQVKDVLLGKMAKRNVDVRFLDYGKIEKIGGDKVKQVVTIKKGVSGDLAKKIVRLVKDSKIKVQASIQGDAVRVTGTKRDDLQSVIAMLRKDVTDTPLDFNNFRD encoded by the coding sequence ATGCCATCGTTCGACGTCGTCTGCGAAGCCAACATGGTTGAGGTGAAGAATGCGATCGAGCAGTCGAACAAGGAAATTTCGACGCGCTTCGACTTCAAGGGATCCGATGCCCGCGTCGAGCAGAAGGAACGCGAGCTGACCGCGTATGCCGACGACGAGTTCAAGCTCGGCCAGGTCAAGGACGTGCTGCTCGGCAAAATGGCCAAGCGCAATGTCGACGTGCGTTTCCTCGATTACGGCAAGATCGAGAAGATCGGCGGGGACAAGGTCAAGCAGGTCGTCACGATCAAGAAAGGCGTATCGGGCGACCTTGCGAAGAAAATCGTGAGGCTCGTGAAAGACAGCAAGATCAAGGTCCAGGCGAGCATTCAGGGCGACGCGGTGCGCGTGACCGGCACCAAGCGCGACGATCTGCAAAGCGTGATTGCCATGCTGCGCAAGGACGTGACGGATACGCCGCTCGACTTCAACAACTTCCGGGATTGA
- the argF gene encoding ornithine carbamoyltransferase, which translates to MTAKTIRHYLQFKDFSLADYEYVLERARILKRKFKNYETYHPLHDRTLAMIFEKNSTRTRLSFEAGIFQLGGHAVFMSTRDTQLGRGEPIEDAAQVISRMVDIIMIRTFGQDIIQRFAENSRVPVINGLTNEYHPCQVLADIFTYYEHRGPIRDKTVAWVGDANNMLYTWIEAAQILGFKLRLSTPPGYKLDRAVVASESAPFYQEFDDPHEACAGADLVTTDVWTSMGFEAENEARKKAFADWCVDAEMMERANKDALFMHCLPAHRGEEVSAEVIDGPQSVVWDEAENRLHVQKALMEFLLLGKLNH; encoded by the coding sequence ATGACCGCCAAAACTATCCGCCACTATCTGCAGTTCAAGGACTTCTCGCTAGCCGATTATGAATATGTGCTCGAACGCGCACGCATTCTGAAACGCAAGTTCAAGAACTACGAAACCTATCACCCGTTGCACGACCGCACGCTCGCGATGATCTTCGAGAAAAACTCGACGCGCACGCGACTGTCGTTCGAAGCGGGCATCTTCCAGCTCGGCGGCCATGCGGTGTTCATGAGCACGCGCGATACGCAGCTTGGCCGCGGCGAGCCGATCGAAGACGCCGCGCAGGTGATCTCGCGGATGGTCGACATCATCATGATCCGCACGTTCGGCCAGGACATCATCCAGCGCTTCGCCGAAAATTCGCGCGTGCCGGTCATCAACGGTCTCACCAACGAATATCACCCGTGCCAGGTGCTGGCCGATATCTTCACGTATTACGAGCATCGCGGGCCGATCCGCGACAAGACGGTCGCGTGGGTCGGCGACGCGAACAACATGCTGTACACGTGGATCGAAGCCGCGCAGATTCTCGGCTTCAAGCTGCGTCTGTCCACGCCGCCGGGCTACAAGCTCGACCGCGCAGTCGTCGCGTCCGAAAGTGCGCCGTTCTACCAGGAATTCGACGACCCGCATGAAGCATGCGCCGGCGCCGACCTCGTCACCACTGACGTCTGGACCAGCATGGGCTTCGAAGCGGAAAACGAAGCGCGCAAGAAAGCGTTCGCAGACTGGTGCGTCGATGCCGAGATGATGGAGCGCGCCAATAAGGACGCGCTTTTCATGCACTGCCTGCCCGCGCATCGCGGCGAAGAAGTCAGCGCGGAAGTGATCGACGGGCCGCAAAGCGTCGTGTGGGACGAAGCGGAAAATCGTCTGCACGTGCAGAAAGCACTGATGGAGTTTCTGCTGCTTGGGAAGCTCAATCACTAA
- the ybaK gene encoding Cys-tRNA(Pro) deacylase, which translates to MSKSRHVSETPATQFLRRHGVEFGEHPYDYIEHGGTEESARQLGVDEHHVVKTLVMEDEHAKPLIVLMHGDRTVSTKNLARQIGAKRVEPCKPDVANRHSGYLIGGTSPFGTRKTMPVYVESSILELERIWINGGRRGFLVSIEPSVLTGLLRAQPVQCASVD; encoded by the coding sequence ATGAGCAAATCCAGACACGTGTCCGAGACGCCCGCGACGCAGTTCCTGCGCCGCCACGGCGTCGAATTCGGCGAGCATCCGTATGACTACATCGAGCATGGCGGTACCGAAGAATCGGCGCGTCAGCTTGGCGTCGATGAGCATCACGTCGTGAAGACGCTCGTCATGGAAGACGAGCATGCAAAGCCGCTCATCGTGCTAATGCACGGCGACCGCACCGTATCGACGAAAAACCTCGCGCGGCAGATCGGCGCGAAGCGCGTCGAGCCATGCAAGCCCGATGTCGCGAACCGGCATTCGGGGTACCTGATTGGCGGTACGTCGCCGTTCGGCACGCGCAAGACGATGCCGGTCTACGTGGAATCGTCCATTCTGGAATTGGAGCGGATATGGATCAATGGTGGACGGCGCGGATTTCTCGTCAGTATCGAGCCGTCCGTGCTGACCGGCTTGCTTCGCGCGCAGCCGGTGCAGTGCGCGAGCGTCGACTGA
- a CDS encoding argininosuccinate synthase → MSDIKKVVLAYSGGLDTSVILKWLQDNYDAEVVTFTADIGQGEELEPARKKALQLGIKQDNIFIDDLREEFVRDFVFPMFRANTIYEGEYLLGTSIARPLIAKRQIEIARATGAEAVSHGATGKGNDQVRFELGYYALEPGIKVIAPWREWDLLSREKLLAYAEKAGIPIDMKHKQGGAPYSMDANLLHISFEGRHLEDPKAEAEADMWRWTVSPEAAPDQPEFLDIEYEHGDPVALNGKRLAPADMLTELNRLGGKHGIGRLDLVENRYVGMKSRGCYETPGGTIMLKAHRGIESITLDREVAHLKDDLMARYASLIYNGYWWSPERRAIQVLIDHTQEKVNGWVRVKLYKGSVSVVARDSKETLFDKTIATFDDDGGAYNQADAGGFIKLNALRMRIAENARRKRGA, encoded by the coding sequence ATGAGCGATATCAAGAAAGTCGTGCTCGCCTATTCGGGCGGCCTCGACACCTCCGTCATCCTGAAGTGGTTGCAGGACAACTACGACGCAGAAGTCGTCACGTTTACGGCCGACATCGGTCAGGGCGAAGAGCTGGAACCGGCGCGCAAGAAAGCGCTGCAACTCGGCATCAAGCAGGACAACATCTTTATCGACGACCTGCGCGAAGAGTTCGTGCGCGACTTCGTGTTCCCGATGTTCCGCGCCAATACGATTTACGAAGGCGAGTATCTGCTCGGCACGTCGATCGCGCGTCCGCTGATCGCGAAGCGCCAGATCGAAATCGCACGTGCAACGGGCGCCGAAGCGGTGTCGCACGGCGCGACCGGCAAGGGCAACGACCAGGTCCGCTTCGAACTCGGCTACTACGCGCTCGAACCGGGCATCAAGGTGATCGCGCCGTGGCGCGAATGGGATCTGCTCTCGCGCGAGAAGCTGCTCGCCTACGCGGAGAAAGCCGGCATTCCGATCGATATGAAGCACAAGCAAGGCGGCGCGCCGTATTCGATGGACGCGAACCTGCTGCACATCTCGTTCGAGGGCCGTCACCTCGAAGACCCGAAGGCCGAGGCCGAAGCCGACATGTGGCGCTGGACGGTGTCGCCGGAAGCGGCGCCGGATCAGCCCGAATTTCTCGATATCGAGTACGAGCATGGCGACCCGGTAGCGCTGAACGGCAAGCGCCTGGCGCCGGCTGACATGCTGACCGAACTGAACCGCCTCGGCGGCAAGCACGGCATCGGTCGCCTTGATCTCGTCGAAAACCGCTATGTGGGCATGAAGTCGCGCGGTTGCTATGAAACGCCGGGCGGCACGATCATGCTGAAGGCACACCGCGGCATCGAATCGATCACGCTCGACCGTGAAGTCGCGCATCTGAAGGATGACCTGATGGCGCGCTACGCCTCGCTGATTTACAACGGCTACTGGTGGAGCCCGGAGCGCCGCGCGATTCAGGTGCTGATCGATCATACGCAGGAAAAGGTCAACGGCTGGGTGCGCGTGAAGCTGTACAAGGGCAGCGTGTCGGTTGTCGCGCGCGACTCGAAGGAGACGCTGTTCGACAAGACCATCGCCACCTTCGACGATGATGGCGGCGCGTACAACCAGGCGGACGCCGGCGGCTTTATCAAGCTCAATGCGCTGCGGATGCGGATTGCGGAAAATGCGCGTCGTAAGCGTGGGGCCTGA
- a CDS encoding SirB1 family protein encodes MTRVLDYFSTLVAEDESLPLTEAALSLAQDAYPDLDLQGTLAEIDELVLRLQRRMPDDADVKQKVGILNRFFFRELGFAANVNDYYDPDNSHLNVVLKRRRGIPISLAVLYLEIASQVDIPVRGVSFPGHFLLRVTTPEGDVMLDPTSGHSLSESEMVEMLEPYVAKAGDSVGRALRMLLQPATRREIIARMLRNLKSTYLQTERWQRLLAVQQRLVILLPESIEEVRDRGFAYARLDYLRPALEDLERYLGDRPDADDATVVESQLEEIRQRTQHNDRD; translated from the coding sequence ATGACGCGGGTTCTCGACTATTTCAGCACGCTTGTCGCCGAGGACGAAAGCCTTCCGCTGACGGAAGCGGCGCTTTCGCTCGCGCAGGACGCCTACCCCGATCTCGATCTGCAAGGCACGCTTGCGGAGATCGACGAACTGGTCCTGCGTCTGCAGCGGCGCATGCCCGACGATGCGGACGTCAAGCAGAAAGTCGGCATCCTGAACCGGTTCTTCTTTCGCGAACTCGGGTTTGCGGCCAACGTCAACGACTATTACGATCCCGACAACAGCCACCTCAACGTCGTGCTCAAGCGGCGGCGCGGTATCCCGATCTCGCTCGCCGTGCTGTACCTCGAGATCGCAAGCCAGGTCGATATTCCGGTGCGCGGTGTATCGTTTCCCGGGCACTTCCTGTTGCGTGTAACGACACCCGAAGGCGATGTGATGCTCGATCCGACGAGCGGGCATTCGCTGTCCGAATCCGAAATGGTCGAGATGCTCGAGCCGTATGTCGCGAAGGCCGGCGACTCGGTCGGCCGCGCGCTGCGCATGCTGCTGCAGCCCGCGACGCGGCGCGAGATTATCGCGCGCATGCTGCGTAACCTGAAGTCGACGTATCTGCAGACCGAGCGTTGGCAGCGTCTGCTCGCGGTGCAGCAGCGGCTCGTGATTCTGCTGCCGGAAAGCATCGAGGAAGTGCGCGACCGTGGCTTTGCTTACGCGCGGCTCGACTATCTGCGGCCCGCGCTCGAAGACCTCGAGCGTTATCTCGGCGACCGGCCCGATGCGGACGACGCAACCGTCGTGGAATCGCAGCTCGAGGAAATTCGCCAGCGCACGCAGCACAACGATCGGGACTGA
- the murJ gene encoding murein biosynthesis integral membrane protein MurJ, with product MNLFRALLTVSGFTLLSRVTGLARETLIARAFGASQFTDAFYVAFRIPNLLRRISAEGAFSQAFVPILAEFKNQQGHDATKALVDATSTVLAWVLLVISLLGVVAASWVVLVVASGLRTDGDAFPLAVTMTRIMFPYIVFISLTSLASSVLNTYKHFSMPAFAPVLLNVAFIFAAVFVAPHLRTPVYALAWAVIAGGILQFIVQLPVLKKIDMLPRIGLNPIRALAHRGVKRVLAKMVPSMFAVSVAQISLIINTNIASHIGPGAVSWINYADRLMEFPTALLGVALGTILLPSLSKAHVDADTHEYSSLLDWGLRVTFLLAAPSAIALFFFAEPLTATLFHYGKFDGNAVVMVGRALAAYGVGLVGLILIKILAPGFYAKQDIKTPVKIGIGVLIFTQACNYVFVPIFSHAGLTLSVGLGACMNALFLFIGLRRRGIYMPSAGWTRFFVQLFGACLVLAGVMRWLSASFDWIGMHDAPFTRIVLLGACLVLFAALYFGMLWLMGFKYAYFRRRVK from the coding sequence ATGAATCTATTCCGAGCCCTGTTGACGGTCAGCGGCTTCACGCTGCTGTCCCGCGTGACCGGACTGGCCCGCGAGACGCTGATCGCCCGTGCGTTCGGCGCCAGCCAATTCACCGACGCGTTCTACGTCGCCTTCCGCATTCCGAACCTGCTGCGCCGTATTTCGGCCGAAGGTGCGTTCTCGCAGGCATTCGTGCCGATTCTCGCCGAATTCAAGAACCAGCAGGGCCACGACGCAACGAAAGCGCTCGTCGATGCAACGTCGACTGTGCTTGCGTGGGTGCTCCTCGTCATATCGCTGCTGGGCGTGGTCGCCGCGTCGTGGGTCGTGCTCGTCGTCGCGTCGGGCCTGCGCACCGACGGCGACGCCTTCCCGCTTGCGGTCACGATGACGCGGATCATGTTCCCGTACATCGTTTTTATTTCGCTGACGTCGCTCGCATCGAGCGTGCTCAACACGTACAAGCACTTCTCGATGCCCGCGTTCGCGCCGGTGCTGCTCAACGTTGCGTTCATCTTCGCCGCCGTGTTCGTCGCGCCGCATTTGCGCACGCCCGTCTATGCGCTCGCGTGGGCCGTGATTGCCGGCGGCATCCTGCAATTCATCGTGCAGCTGCCGGTATTGAAGAAGATCGACATGCTGCCGCGCATCGGGCTCAATCCGATTCGCGCGCTCGCGCATCGTGGGGTGAAACGCGTGCTCGCGAAGATGGTGCCATCGATGTTCGCGGTTTCTGTTGCGCAGATCAGCCTCATCATCAACACGAATATCGCGTCGCATATCGGGCCGGGCGCGGTGTCGTGGATCAATTACGCGGACCGGCTTATGGAATTCCCGACCGCGCTGCTCGGCGTCGCGCTCGGCACGATCCTGCTGCCGAGTCTGTCGAAAGCACACGTCGACGCCGATACGCATGAGTATTCGTCGCTGCTCGATTGGGGCTTGCGCGTCACGTTCCTGCTCGCCGCGCCGAGCGCGATCGCGCTGTTCTTTTTTGCCGAGCCGCTCACAGCGACGCTCTTTCACTACGGCAAGTTCGACGGCAATGCGGTCGTGATGGTGGGGCGCGCGCTCGCCGCTTACGGTGTCGGTCTCGTTGGCCTGATCTTGATCAAGATCCTCGCGCCGGGCTTCTATGCGAAGCAGGACATCAAGACGCCGGTGAAAATCGGCATCGGCGTCCTGATTTTCACGCAGGCGTGCAACTATGTCTTCGTGCCGATTTTCTCGCACGCGGGGCTCACGCTGTCGGTCGGGCTCGGCGCTTGCATGAACGCGTTGTTTCTCTTTATCGGCTTGCGGCGGCGCGGCATCTATATGCCGTCAGCAGGGTGGACGCGCTTTTTCGTGCAACTGTTCGGTGCGTGTCTCGTGCTGGCAGGCGTGATGCGGTGGCTTTCCGCGAGCTTCGACTGGATCGGCATGCACGATGCGCCGTTCACGCGAATCGTGCTGCTCGGCGCATGCCTCGTTCTGTTTGCCGCGCTATATTTCGGTATGCTGTGGCTGATGGGCTTCAAATACGCGTATTTCAGAAGGCGAGTGAAGTGA
- a CDS encoding class I adenylate-forming enzyme family protein codes for MRVAGVSRLDALPALHGGSHRLVPAPHVTAACRRHMPLPHASTACRRITAAPSRRFTALPPWRYALSHSPYPPSASEPSTEPQAPANVAIDAATLLASLPARIADIPARGAARDPEHLALIEDERCLTYTQLAAATNETAMRLRELGVRGGDRVMIVAENCVAQIVLLFAAAQLDAWALLCNARLAPAELDAIVDHAKPRVAAFATGTSPDAERHAQRRGARRASALATDIGAWSFTVDASASAEPLETAADRQCAALIYTTGTTGAPKGVMLSHRNLLFIAAMSSTLRRVGPDDVVYTVLPVSHVYGLASVCLGSLYAGASLRLAPRFAPQAVHHALAEECISIFQGVPAMHAKLLDYLHTQRLPWRAPRLRFAYSGGSPLDAALKARVENLYGVALHNGYGLTETSPTVAQTLLDAPRADCSVGPPIPGIAVRVMSSDGMDVANGAVGELWVRGPNVMLGYYRDAALTRAAITDDGWLKTGDLGRQDPDGAMHIVGRSKELIIRSGFNVYPAEVEQVLNAHPDVVQSAVIGRPAADGNEEVIAFVELAAGARVWPEQLIEWCGTRLAPYKRPAEVKLLHAMPAASTGKILKHKLRELA; via the coding sequence ATGCGTGTAGCTGGTGTGAGCCGCCTCGATGCGTTGCCGGCCTTGCATGGCGGTTCGCACCGGCTCGTGCCAGCGCCTCATGTGACCGCCGCATGCCGCCGCCACATGCCACTGCCGCATGCCAGCACCGCATGTCGCCGTATTACCGCCGCACCGTCTCGCCGCTTTACCGCCTTGCCGCCATGGAGATATGCCTTGAGTCATTCGCCGTACCCGCCATCCGCATCGGAACCGAGCACCGAGCCGCAAGCTCCCGCGAACGTGGCCATCGATGCCGCGACGCTCCTCGCATCGCTGCCCGCGCGCATCGCCGACATTCCGGCGCGCGGCGCCGCGCGCGACCCTGAGCATCTCGCGCTGATCGAAGATGAGCGTTGCCTCACCTATACGCAACTGGCCGCGGCCACGAACGAAACAGCGATGCGCCTGCGCGAGCTGGGCGTACGCGGCGGCGACCGCGTGATGATCGTCGCAGAAAACTGCGTCGCGCAAATCGTGCTGCTCTTCGCCGCGGCGCAACTCGATGCCTGGGCGCTGCTTTGCAACGCACGGCTCGCGCCGGCGGAACTCGATGCGATCGTCGACCACGCGAAGCCGCGCGTCGCAGCATTTGCAACGGGAACATCACCTGATGCCGAGCGGCATGCGCAGCGCCGCGGTGCGCGGCGCGCATCGGCACTCGCAACGGATATCGGCGCGTGGTCGTTCACCGTCGACGCATCCGCATCGGCCGAACCTTTGGAAACCGCGGCCGACCGCCAGTGCGCCGCGCTGATCTACACCACCGGCACAACCGGCGCGCCAAAGGGCGTGATGCTGTCGCATCGCAATCTGCTGTTTATCGCGGCGATGTCGAGCACGTTGCGGCGCGTCGGTCCCGACGACGTGGTCTACACGGTGCTGCCGGTGTCGCATGTGTACGGGCTCGCGTCGGTGTGCCTCGGCAGCCTGTATGCGGGCGCAAGCTTGCGGCTTGCGCCTCGTTTCGCGCCGCAAGCCGTCCACCACGCGCTTGCCGAAGAGTGCATCTCGATCTTCCAGGGCGTGCCCGCGATGCACGCAAAACTGCTCGACTACCTGCACACGCAACGTCTGCCCTGGCGTGCGCCGCGCTTGCGCTTTGCGTACTCGGGCGGCTCGCCGCTCGACGCGGCGCTAAAAGCGCGCGTCGAAAACCTGTACGGAGTCGCGCTGCACAACGGCTACGGGTTGACGGAGACAAGCCCGACCGTCGCGCAAACGTTGCTCGATGCACCACGCGCCGATTGCTCGGTCGGTCCGCCGATCCCCGGCATCGCCGTGCGCGTGATGTCGTCCGATGGCATGGACGTCGCAAACGGCGCGGTCGGCGAGCTATGGGTGCGTGGCCCAAATGTGATGCTCGGCTACTATCGCGACGCCGCCCTGACGCGCGCCGCCATCACCGACGACGGCTGGCTCAAAACCGGCGACCTCGGGCGGCAGGATCCGGACGGCGCAATGCATATCGTCGGGCGCAGCAAGGAGTTGATCATCCGCTCGGGCTTTAACGTGTATCCGGCGGAAGTCGAGCAGGTGCTGAACGCGCACCCGGATGTCGTTCAATCGGCAGTGATCGGCCGTCCGGCGGCCGACGGCAACGAGGAAGTGATCGCGTTCGTCGAACTCGCGGCCGGCGCGCGCGTATGGCCGGAGCAACTGATCGAATGGTGCGGAACGCGGCTTGCGCCGTACAAGCGGCCGGCCGAAGTGAAGCTGCTCCACGCGATGCCGGCGGCGTCGACGGGCAAGATACTGAAGCACAAGCTGCGCGAGCTTGCGTAA
- the rpsT gene encoding 30S ribosomal protein S20 — protein MANTKQARKRARQAAKANSHNSALRSKFRTAIKAVRKAIEAGDSAKAAEVFKASSKTIDIIADKKIVHKNKAARHKSRLAAAVKGLQAPAAQ, from the coding sequence ATGGCTAACACCAAACAAGCACGCAAGCGCGCCCGTCAGGCCGCCAAGGCCAACTCGCATAACTCGGCGCTGCGCTCGAAGTTCCGTACGGCAATCAAGGCCGTGCGCAAGGCAATCGAAGCCGGCGACTCAGCGAAGGCTGCTGAAGTGTTCAAGGCATCGTCGAAAACCATCGACATCATTGCCGACAAGAAAATCGTTCACAAGAACAAGGCCGCTCGTCATAAGAGCCGCCTGGCTGCAGCCGTCAAGGGCCTGCAAGCCCCCGCAGCACAGTAA
- the plsY gene encoding glycerol-3-phosphate 1-O-acyltransferase PlsY — MENLIVAVVAYLIGSVSFAVIVSAAMGLADPRSYGSGNPGATNVLRTGNKKAAVLTLIGDAFKGWVAVWLAGYLGPRFGLDETAIAIAAIAVFLGHLYPVFFRFKGGKGVATAAGVLLAINPILGVATLLTWLIVAFFTRYSSLAAICAAVFAPLFDGFLFGANVIALAVVAMSALLVWRHRGNIAKLVAGKESRIGDKKKEAAGGAAGGTGPRKP, encoded by the coding sequence ATGGAAAACCTGATTGTCGCCGTCGTGGCCTATCTGATCGGCTCGGTGTCGTTTGCCGTGATCGTGAGCGCGGCGATGGGGCTCGCCGATCCGCGTTCGTATGGGTCGGGAAATCCCGGCGCGACCAATGTGCTGCGCACGGGCAACAAGAAGGCCGCGGTGCTGACGCTGATCGGCGATGCGTTCAAGGGCTGGGTGGCTGTGTGGCTTGCCGGCTATCTGGGCCCGCGCTTCGGCCTCGACGAAACGGCGATCGCGATTGCCGCGATTGCCGTATTTCTGGGCCACCTCTACCCGGTATTCTTCCGCTTCAAGGGCGGCAAAGGCGTGGCGACCGCGGCCGGCGTGCTGCTCGCGATCAACCCGATACTCGGCGTCGCGACGCTTCTGACCTGGCTCATCGTCGCGTTCTTCACGCGATACTCGTCGCTCGCGGCCATTTGCGCGGCTGTCTTCGCGCCGCTATTCGACGGCTTTCTGTTCGGTGCGAACGTGATTGCGCTTGCGGTTGTCGCGATGAGCGCGCTGCTGGTCTGGCGTCACCGTGGGAACATCGCGAAGCTTGTGGCTGGGAAGGAAAGCCGCATCGGCGACAAGAAGAAGGAGGCGGCGGGCGGAGCAGCCGGCGGCACGGGGCCGCGCAAACCGTAA
- a CDS encoding 3-hydroxyacyl-CoA dehydrogenase, with the protein MDIRDNAFLITGGASGLGAATARLFAENGGKVVLADLNEAAGTQLAKELGGVFVKCDVTREDDAVQAVDAAAKLGALRGLINCAGVAPAMKTVGRDGPHSLDAFSKTIAINLIGTFNMIRLAAAAMAKLEPNAGGERGVIVNTASVAAFDGQIGQAAYAASKAGVAGMTLPVARDLSRNGIRVMTIAPGIFETPMLLGMPQEVQDSLGAMVPFPPRLGKPIEYALLAKQIFDNPMLNGEVIRLDGAIRMQPK; encoded by the coding sequence ATGGATATCCGCGACAACGCATTTCTGATCACCGGCGGCGCATCCGGTCTCGGTGCGGCCACCGCGCGCCTCTTCGCCGAAAACGGCGGCAAGGTCGTGCTCGCCGATCTGAACGAGGCAGCCGGCACGCAACTCGCGAAGGAACTCGGCGGCGTGTTCGTCAAATGCGACGTCACGCGCGAAGACGATGCGGTGCAAGCGGTCGACGCCGCGGCGAAGCTGGGCGCGCTGCGCGGGCTGATCAATTGCGCGGGCGTTGCACCGGCCATGAAGACCGTCGGCAGGGACGGCCCGCATTCGCTCGACGCGTTTTCGAAGACCATCGCAATCAACCTGATCGGCACGTTCAACATGATTCGCCTCGCCGCGGCCGCGATGGCGAAGCTCGAACCGAATGCGGGCGGCGAACGCGGCGTGATCGTCAATACGGCGTCCGTTGCGGCTTTCGACGGTCAAATCGGCCAGGCCGCGTATGCGGCATCGAAGGCGGGTGTCGCCGGCATGACCTTGCCGGTCGCGCGCGACTTATCGCGCAACGGCATCCGCGTGATGACAATTGCGCCCGGCATCTTCGAAACGCCGATGCTGCTCGGCATGCCGCAGGAAGTGCAGGACTCGCTCGGCGCGATGGTGCCGTTCCCGCCGCGTCTGGGCAAACCGATCGAATACGCGCTGCTCGCGAAGCAGATTTTCGATAACCCGATGCTGAATGGCGAAGTGATTCGTCTCGATGGCGCGATTCGCATGCAGCCGAAGTAA
- a CDS encoding DUF3579 domain-containing protein produces the protein MADTPPTEFFIQGITSTGKKFRPSDWSERLAGVMSGFGPGARGPNARLQYSLYVRPTILGDLKCVILDSRLRDIEPMAFDFVMNFAKDNDLVVTEACELPPHHGTQQGRTF, from the coding sequence ATGGCCGACACACCCCCAACCGAGTTCTTCATTCAAGGCATCACCAGCACGGGAAAGAAGTTTCGGCCGAGCGACTGGTCGGAGCGTCTTGCGGGCGTGATGTCGGGTTTCGGTCCGGGGGCGAGGGGGCCGAATGCGCGCCTGCAATATTCGCTGTACGTCCGCCCTACGATCCTTGGCGACCTCAAATGCGTGATTCTCGATTCGCGCTTGCGCGATATCGAGCCGATGGCGTTTGACTTTGTGATGAACTTCGCCAAAGACAACGACCTCGTCGTCACTGAAGCGTGTGAATTGCCACCGCACCACGGGACGCAACAAGGCAGGACGTTCTAA
- the murB gene encoding UDP-N-acetylmuramate dehydrogenase — translation MSETASVPLIADYPLRAHNTFGFDVRAQLACRIEREDQLLAAVRDPRAAGLPRLVLGGGSNIVLTRDFAGLVLLIALRGRRVLREDADAWFVEAAAGENWHEFVAWTLAHGLPGLENLALIPGTVGAAPIQNIGAYGLEMSERFASLRAVDLASGGIVDMDASACRFGYRDSFFKREGRDRFVITSVTFRLPKGWTPRAGYADVARELAARRNGGGNANTNADAATTADAPSAQAIFDAVVSVRRAKLPDPLALGNAGSFFKNPVVDAAQFNALLEREPGVISYPQSDGRMKLAAGWLIDRCGWKGRALGAAAVHDRQALVLVNRGGATGADVLALATAIQRDVAARFGVELEPEPIFL, via the coding sequence ATGTCTGAAACCGCCTCCGTCCCGCTTATCGCCGACTATCCGCTGCGCGCGCACAACACCTTCGGCTTCGACGTGCGTGCGCAACTGGCATGCCGGATCGAACGCGAAGACCAGTTGCTCGCCGCGGTGCGCGACCCGCGCGCGGCCGGACTGCCGCGGCTCGTGCTGGGCGGCGGCAGCAATATCGTGCTGACGCGCGATTTCGCCGGGCTTGTGCTGCTGATCGCGCTGCGCGGCCGGCGCGTCCTGCGTGAAGACGCCGACGCGTGGTTCGTCGAGGCGGCGGCCGGCGAGAACTGGCATGAGTTCGTCGCATGGACGCTCGCGCACGGTTTGCCCGGTCTTGAGAATCTCGCACTGATTCCGGGCACGGTCGGCGCGGCGCCGATCCAGAACATCGGCGCATACGGGCTCGAAATGTCCGAGCGCTTCGCCTCGTTGCGCGCCGTCGATCTCGCGTCCGGCGGGATTGTAGACATGGACGCAAGCGCGTGCCGGTTCGGCTATCGCGACAGCTTTTTCAAGCGGGAAGGGCGCGACCGCTTTGTGATCACGTCGGTCACGTTCAGGCTGCCGAAGGGTTGGACGCCGCGTGCCGGCTATGCGGATGTCGCGCGCGAACTGGCCGCACGCCGGAACGGCGGCGGCAACGCCAATACAAACGCCGACGCGGCCACGACTGCCGACGCGCCCAGCGCTCAGGCGATTTTCGATGCGGTCGTCAGCGTGCGCCGCGCGAAGCTGCCCGACCCGCTGGCACTCGGCAATGCCGGCAGCTTCTTCAAGAATCCCGTGGTGGACGCGGCGCAGTTCAATGCGCTGCTGGAGCGGGAGCCGGGCGTGATCTCGTATCCGCAGTCCGATGGGCGCATGAAGCTGGCCGCTGGCTGGCTGATCGACCGTTGCGGGTGGAAGGGGCGCGCGCTGGGCGCGGCGGCGGTTCACGACCGGCAGGCGCTGGTGCTCGTCAACCGCGGCGGCGCGACCGGTGCCGACGTGCTTGCGCTTGCGACGGCGATTCAGCGTGACGTCGCGGCACGCTTTGGTGTCGAGCTCGAGCCGGAGCCGATCTTTCTTTGA